Proteins from a single region of Sesamum indicum cultivar Zhongzhi No. 13 linkage group LG5, S_indicum_v1.0, whole genome shotgun sequence:
- the LOC110011994 gene encoding protein PXR1-like, which yields MIYPYISLIRLVSQLWGNKASNISLATYHQERAGKVDLTMNIVEHKSGGIYAGGGISSGLQERISKDAMGDKLKRIGTPKRKSEEKEQKEKEKQKKNKKKKKRKRDQYSAKKKKRDRKAIPTEF from the exons ATGATATATCCATACATATCCTTGATAAGAC TGGTGAGCCAACTGTGGGGAAATAAAGCCAGCAACATTAGTCTTGCAACTTACCACCAAGAAAGGGCAG GCAAAGTTGATTTGACCATGAACATTGTTGAGCATAAAAGTGGAGGAATTTATGCAGGTGGTGGAATATCAAGTGG attaCAAGAACGGATTTCTAAAGATGCAATGGGGGATAAGCTTAAGAGAATTGGAAcgccaaaaagaaaatccgaagaaaaagaacaaaaagagaaagaaaaacaaaaaaagaacaaaaagaaaaaaaaaagaaaaagagatcagTATtcggcaaaaaaaaaaaaaagagatagaAAAGCAATCCCCACCGAGTTTTGA